A single genomic interval of Dyella sp. GSA-30 harbors:
- a CDS encoding HlyD family secretion protein codes for MSAVAPVAVTDVPTRRLGKRHMVLGLGIAAGVAVAVWGAHWWTVGRFIESTDDAYVGADITAISPKVSGYITQVAVTDNQVVHAGDLLAQIDDRDYRAALQKAEGAVAAQQALLANLDANEHLQRAVIDQAHAGIDAAQAESVRARDDQARYRDLSSRAAVSVESAQRADAVFKTARADTEKAQAAFAAAQRQLDVITTQKQQARAALMQAEAERQLAQLNLGYTTLHAPVDGSIGNRRVRLGAFVEAGSPLLAVVPSRGLWIDANFKEDQLAHMKPGQPVTIRADVLPGREFHGRLGSLAPATGAQFSVLPPENATGNFTKIVQRVPVRVLLDERDATLGELRPGLSVTADVDTQASAH; via the coding sequence ATGAGCGCCGTCGCTCCCGTCGCCGTTACGGATGTGCCCACGCGTCGCCTGGGCAAGCGTCATATGGTGCTTGGCCTGGGTATCGCGGCGGGTGTGGCTGTCGCCGTGTGGGGTGCGCATTGGTGGACGGTCGGTCGGTTTATCGAGAGTACCGACGATGCTTATGTCGGTGCGGACATCACCGCGATCAGCCCCAAGGTGTCCGGTTACATCACCCAGGTCGCCGTCACCGATAACCAGGTGGTTCACGCCGGAGACCTGCTGGCGCAGATCGACGACCGCGATTACCGCGCCGCGCTACAGAAAGCCGAAGGTGCGGTCGCCGCGCAACAGGCCTTGCTGGCCAATCTGGACGCGAACGAACATCTGCAGCGCGCGGTGATCGATCAGGCGCATGCCGGCATCGATGCGGCACAAGCCGAAAGTGTCCGCGCACGCGACGACCAGGCGCGTTATCGCGACCTGTCCAGCCGTGCCGCGGTGTCGGTCGAAAGCGCACAACGCGCCGACGCTGTATTCAAGACCGCGCGCGCGGACACCGAAAAAGCACAGGCGGCTTTTGCCGCCGCGCAACGTCAGCTCGATGTGATCACCACCCAGAAGCAGCAAGCGCGTGCAGCGCTGATGCAGGCCGAGGCCGAGCGTCAGCTGGCGCAGTTGAACCTGGGCTATACCACCTTGCACGCGCCGGTCGATGGCAGCATCGGCAACCGCCGCGTGCGCCTGGGCGCCTTTGTCGAAGCCGGTTCGCCTCTACTCGCGGTCGTGCCGTCGCGCGGCCTGTGGATCGACGCGAACTTCAAGGAAGACCAGCTGGCACATATGAAACCGGGCCAGCCGGTCACGATTCGTGCCGACGTGCTGCCTGGCCGTGAGTTCCACGGTCGCCTCGGCAGCCTGGCGCCGGCGACCGGCGCGCAGTTCAGTGTGCTGCCGCCGGAAAACGCCACCGGCAACTTCACCAAGATTGTCCAGCGCGTACCGGTGCGTGTGCTGCTGGATGAGCGCGATGCCACGTTGGGCGAGCTGCGCCCGGGGCTGTCCGTCACCGCGGATGTCGATACGCAGGCCAGCGCGCACTGA
- a CDS encoding helix-turn-helix domain-containing protein has product MKKTNFAEMPCPIARSLERVGEWWSILILRDAYYGMTRFDEFEKSLGIAPNMLTRRLNGLVEGGLMERRPYQTKPVRYEYVLTERGRDFRPVMLALLTWGNKHFAPEGLAIFLADERDGHMVEPILTDPLTGDAITSEHHVVRAGPAASERMRQRMALSAERRAAARVAKQGAQA; this is encoded by the coding sequence ATGAAAAAAACCAACTTCGCTGAAATGCCATGCCCGATCGCGCGCAGCCTCGAGCGCGTCGGCGAATGGTGGAGCATCTTGATTCTTCGCGATGCCTATTACGGCATGACCCGTTTCGACGAGTTCGAAAAGAGCCTGGGCATCGCGCCGAACATGCTGACCCGCCGTTTGAACGGGCTGGTGGAAGGTGGCCTGATGGAGCGCCGTCCGTATCAGACCAAGCCGGTTCGCTACGAATACGTATTGACCGAGCGTGGCCGTGATTTCCGTCCGGTGATGCTGGCCTTGCTGACCTGGGGCAACAAGCATTTCGCGCCCGAAGGGTTGGCCATCTTCCTTGCCGATGAACGCGATGGGCATATGGTCGAGCCAATTCTCACCGATCCTCTGACCGGTGATGCGATTACCAGCGAGCACCATGTCGTTCGCGCTGGGCCTGCTGCCAGCGAGCGCATGCGGCAACGCATGGCGCTGAGCGCCGAACGTCGTGCGGCCGCTCGTGTGGCCAAGCAAGGAGCGCAGGCATGA
- a CDS encoding GDSL-type esterase/lipase family protein has protein sequence MTIRISGGLYRLALGLCLTLTASGVMAASTLSPWVGTWGVAQLNNGNANYNGKTLRQVVHTSIAGSSVRVQISNEFSDQPLSITDVHVALRSSGSSTQAGSDRQITFNGQPGVVVPVGQRVSSDGLDFNVPALSDVTISFYVNGNTNVITGHSFSNQDKYVADGDVSAATSIQAQTNGDYAFLTNLDVQSTTAQGTLVTFGASITDGYDSSYNANKRWPNDLATRFNSTGQQVGIVNVGISGNNLLQDGSGQSGVHRFARDVLSQPGVRWVIFSDDPINDLGSGNPQATFANLSNAIEGLIGQAHAQGIRFYCSTLTPFEGSGGWTADREVIREQLNDWVKSSASGCDGVIDQDTATHDPSAPTKYLPAYDAGDHLHPNDTGYQAIANAVNLALFAPATLPVIATPTGCGTIGTGEGIVPGQTVTSCDGGYVLNMQLDGNLVLYKSNGTPLWASHTVNQPAAQADLTADGNFIVLGALGNVLWQSGSGGQTAARLFVQGDGNMVIYNNDGPVWNSGTAGE, from the coding sequence ATGACTATCCGAATCTCAGGCGGCCTTTATCGCCTCGCTCTAGGCTTGTGCCTCACCCTGACGGCCAGCGGCGTCATGGCTGCAAGCACGCTGTCACCCTGGGTCGGCACCTGGGGCGTGGCGCAGTTGAACAACGGCAACGCCAATTACAACGGCAAGACGTTGCGCCAGGTCGTGCATACCAGCATCGCCGGCAGCTCGGTGCGTGTGCAGATTTCCAACGAGTTCAGCGATCAGCCGCTATCGATCACCGATGTGCATGTGGCGCTGCGCAGTTCCGGCTCGTCCACGCAAGCCGGCAGCGATCGTCAGATCACTTTCAACGGTCAACCGGGCGTCGTGGTGCCTGTGGGTCAACGTGTGAGCAGCGACGGTCTCGACTTCAACGTGCCGGCCTTGAGCGATGTGACGATCAGCTTCTACGTCAATGGCAATACCAATGTCATCACCGGCCACTCCTTCAGCAATCAAGACAAATACGTGGCCGATGGCGATGTCAGCGCGGCGACGTCGATCCAGGCACAGACCAATGGCGACTATGCGTTCCTGACCAACCTCGACGTACAGAGCACGACAGCGCAAGGCACGCTGGTGACCTTTGGTGCGTCGATTACCGATGGTTACGATTCCAGCTACAACGCGAACAAGCGCTGGCCAAACGACCTGGCGACACGTTTCAACAGTACCGGTCAGCAGGTAGGTATCGTCAACGTGGGCATCAGCGGCAATAACCTGCTGCAGGATGGTTCGGGGCAGAGTGGCGTTCATCGCTTTGCGCGCGACGTGCTGTCGCAGCCGGGCGTGCGCTGGGTGATTTTTTCCGATGATCCGATCAACGACCTGGGTTCGGGCAACCCACAGGCGACGTTTGCCAATCTCAGCAACGCCATCGAAGGCCTGATCGGTCAGGCGCATGCGCAAGGCATTCGCTTCTATTGCTCGACACTGACGCCGTTCGAAGGATCGGGTGGTTGGACGGCCGATCGGGAAGTGATCCGCGAACAGCTCAACGACTGGGTGAAATCCAGTGCCAGCGGTTGCGATGGCGTGATCGACCAGGACACGGCAACGCACGATCCCTCCGCGCCGACCAAATACCTGCCCGCTTACGATGCCGGCGATCATCTGCATCCGAACGACACCGGCTATCAGGCGATTGCCAATGCGGTGAATCTTGCGCTGTTTGCGCCGGCAACGTTGCCGGTCATCGCGACACCGACTGGCTGCGGCACGATCGGTACCGGCGAAGGCATCGTGCCCGGGCAGACGGTCACTTCATGCGATGGCGGCTACGTGCTCAATATGCAGCTCGATGGCAATCTTGTGCTCTACAAGAGCAACGGCACGCCGCTTTGGGCGAGCCATACGGTCAACCAGCCGGCAGCACAGGCGGACCTGACGGCCGACGGCAACTTCATCGTGCTCGGTGCGCTGGGCAATGTGCTGTGGCAGTCGGGCTCGGGTGGCCAGACAGCCGCGCGCCTGTTTGTGCAGGGTGACGGCAATATGGTGATCTATAACAACGACGGGCCGGTGTGGAATTCGGGGACGGCGGGGGAGTAG
- a CDS encoding SDR family oxidoreductase, with translation MSKQASLGTALITGASSGIGAVYADRLAKRGYDLILVARRVDALKKLAEELSARDGVRVQTVQADLIDAQDIAKVEKLLRDDASITMLVNNAGTATLAPFAQTDIAAFQREIELNITAPTRLARAVLPGLLARGKGAIINIASVMSQMVQPGNTVYGGTKAYLLHFSQALAQETTGAGVQVQVVLPGATRTEIWGKQGGTTLESLPAEIVMETDDMVDASLAGFDQGELVTIPALPDVGDWQRLVDARTALLPNLSKNKSAARYGVNS, from the coding sequence ATGAGCAAGCAAGCATCCCTGGGTACCGCGCTGATTACCGGTGCATCGTCCGGCATCGGCGCTGTCTATGCCGACCGTCTGGCCAAGCGTGGCTATGACCTGATCCTGGTGGCGCGCCGCGTCGACGCGCTGAAGAAGCTGGCCGAGGAGCTGAGTGCACGCGACGGTGTTCGCGTGCAGACCGTGCAGGCCGATCTGATCGATGCGCAGGACATCGCCAAGGTCGAAAAGCTGCTGCGCGACGATGCAAGCATCACGATGCTGGTCAACAACGCCGGCACCGCGACCTTGGCCCCGTTTGCACAGACCGACATCGCAGCCTTCCAGCGCGAAATCGAACTCAACATCACCGCGCCGACCCGTCTGGCACGTGCCGTGCTGCCGGGCCTGCTGGCGCGCGGCAAGGGCGCCATCATCAATATCGCCTCGGTGATGTCGCAGATGGTGCAGCCGGGCAACACGGTATACGGCGGTACCAAGGCTTATCTGTTGCATTTCAGTCAGGCGCTGGCGCAGGAAACGACCGGCGCGGGCGTGCAGGTACAGGTGGTACTGCCGGGTGCGACGCGCACCGAGATCTGGGGCAAGCAGGGCGGCACCACGCTGGAAAGCCTGCCGGCGGAAATCGTCATGGAAACGGACGACATGGTGGATGCATCGTTGGCTGGTTTTGATCAGGGCGAATTGGTCACCATCCCTGCATTGCCTGATGTCGGTGATTGGCAGCGGCTGGTCGATGCGCGTACGGCGTTGTTGCCGAACTTGTCGAAGAACAAGTCGGCTGCGCGTTATGGCGTGAATAGCTGA
- a CDS encoding TetR/AcrR family transcriptional regulator, with product MGHSRADKAQTHERLVEAAAVRFREKGLDGISLADLMKELGLTHGGFYKHFASRDALVAEAVEYAYTQGERTVAGIVDDQGQLDLARYVDFYLSDSHRDAPGSGCAISALSADISRRDDDTRARYRQQLDGIFTRIGASFPGNEAEQRKQAIALMTRMYGAILIARGAGDSELSNEILKTVREQLHAALPGQG from the coding sequence ATGGGCCATTCCCGCGCCGACAAAGCCCAAACCCACGAGCGCCTGGTCGAAGCCGCAGCTGTGCGCTTTCGCGAGAAAGGACTCGATGGCATCAGCCTGGCCGACCTGATGAAGGAGCTGGGGCTGACGCATGGCGGGTTCTACAAGCATTTTGCATCGCGCGATGCGCTGGTGGCCGAAGCGGTGGAATATGCCTACACGCAGGGCGAGCGCACCGTCGCCGGGATCGTCGACGACCAGGGGCAACTCGATCTGGCCCGCTACGTCGATTTCTACTTGAGCGACTCGCACCGCGATGCGCCCGGCAGCGGTTGCGCGATTTCTGCGCTTTCGGCCGATATCTCGCGCCGTGACGACGACACGCGGGCACGTTACCGCCAGCAACTGGATGGCATATTCACCCGCATCGGCGCGTCGTTTCCCGGCAACGAGGCTGAGCAGCGCAAGCAGGCCATCGCCCTGATGACGCGCATGTATGGCGCCATCCTGATTGCCCGCGGCGCGGGCGATTCGGAACTCTCGAACGAGATTCTCAAGACCGTGCGCGAACAGCTCCACGCCGCCCTTCCCGGCCAAGGCTGA
- a CDS encoding carbohydrate porin, whose protein sequence is MSYRSGIACLLLCIAGWTQFAAAQDATPSSTQSTATADTQQADTNFIQRWKDDGVSLRFVWANDWLASVKGGERTGQTNGGGAVGGADLDMFKLAGIDGAKIHITFARYYGHSISATDIGITQKVQGYWYPKRQWQLGQLTWEQAFDDNHFNFLFGRVNATWQFARSTYGCRFVSAPDCPFQLTNTTGGFSGFPYVNWGGRIRYQTDAHYFSIGAFEINPDRRNNNGINWGIENSTGVMVPVEFGHVTSFANDPYPHTFKVGGWYNSADYTDPELNTRGVSKTLFGGAFRTYDGGRYGVYALGDKVVWKPDPNSNTRNLALFGSVTAPLDSTEIYTLQSTAGFVWTGPFASRATDSLNLQATWFKFAKRQVQFEDDLLRKIKQPGSFSRNETMLELNYTYKLFPLLSIVPNIQYVVHPDVLGNTVDVTHVSANALVWGVRVMFNFGGPGSQ, encoded by the coding sequence ATGAGTTATCGCAGCGGCATCGCCTGCCTCTTGCTTTGTATCGCCGGATGGACCCAGTTCGCAGCCGCGCAGGACGCTACACCCAGCTCGACCCAATCGACGGCGACGGCCGACACGCAGCAGGCAGACACCAATTTCATCCAGCGTTGGAAAGACGATGGCGTTTCGTTGCGCTTCGTCTGGGCCAATGACTGGCTCGCCAGCGTGAAAGGCGGCGAGCGCACCGGCCAGACCAACGGCGGCGGCGCGGTCGGCGGCGCGGACCTGGACATGTTCAAGCTCGCCGGCATCGACGGCGCCAAGATCCATATCACCTTCGCGCGCTACTACGGCCATTCGATCTCCGCGACCGACATCGGCATCACGCAGAAGGTCCAGGGCTACTGGTATCCCAAGCGCCAATGGCAGCTCGGCCAGCTGACCTGGGAACAGGCCTTTGACGACAATCATTTCAACTTTCTGTTTGGCCGCGTCAATGCGACATGGCAGTTCGCGCGCTCGACCTATGGCTGCCGTTTCGTCAGCGCACCCGATTGCCCGTTCCAGCTCACCAACACCACGGGCGGCTTCTCCGGCTTCCCGTACGTGAACTGGGGTGGACGTATTCGCTACCAGACCGATGCGCATTATTTTTCGATCGGCGCTTTCGAGATCAATCCCGACCGCCGCAACAACAATGGCATCAACTGGGGCATCGAGAACTCCACCGGCGTGATGGTGCCGGTCGAGTTCGGCCACGTCACTTCGTTCGCCAACGATCCGTATCCGCACACGTTCAAGGTGGGCGGCTGGTACAACTCCGCCGATTACACCGATCCGGAACTCAATACCCGCGGCGTGTCGAAGACCTTGTTCGGCGGTGCGTTTCGCACTTATGACGGCGGTCGCTATGGCGTTTACGCGTTGGGCGACAAAGTGGTCTGGAAACCGGACCCGAACAGCAATACGCGCAATCTTGCCTTGTTCGGCTCGGTAACCGCGCCACTGGACAGCACGGAAATCTACACACTGCAGTCGACCGCGGGCTTCGTATGGACCGGCCCGTTCGCCAGCCGCGCCACCGATTCGCTGAATCTCCAGGCGACCTGGTTCAAGTTCGCCAAGCGTCAGGTGCAGTTCGAAGACGATCTGCTGCGCAAGATCAAACAGCCCGGTAGTTTCTCGCGTAACGAAACCATGCTCGAGCTCAACTACACCTATAAGCTGTTCCCGCTACTGAGCATCGTGCCCAATATTCAATACGTCGTGCATCCGGATGTATTGGGCAACACGGTGGACGTAACGCATGTATCGGCTAATGCGCTGGTATGGGGCGTGCGCGTGATGTTCAACTTCGGTGGACCAGGTAGTCAGTAA
- a CDS encoding LysR substrate-binding domain-containing protein → MDLKHLQSFIRIVEFGSLTRAAATLNVSQSLLSRQVRQLEIELGTHLLQRNGRGVTATDAGRQLLEHGRGILRQVEVARQQLGHARGPQGGKVVVGFPPSVGALLTVDLVTHFRSNYPLASISVVEALSTSLLEWLQLGRLDCALLYNPPVNANVHYRHVHSETLYLVGSAHSGIPLPDKVPLVTLGSYPLIIPSHLHSVRQLVEADAAKHGVPLDIVVEIDSIRALLDLVERGVGYGVLSRNAVLSRAPGHSLRAVPIVQPNIETRLVVATPTQRPVSTITERAISMIDDAIGRGLLDPVIEG, encoded by the coding sequence GTGGATCTGAAACACCTGCAGAGCTTTATTCGCATTGTTGAGTTCGGCAGCCTCACCCGCGCTGCCGCTACACTGAACGTCTCGCAGTCGCTGCTCAGCCGGCAGGTGCGCCAGCTGGAAATCGAACTGGGCACGCATCTCCTCCAACGCAACGGTCGTGGCGTCACAGCCACCGATGCAGGCCGGCAATTGTTGGAACACGGCCGTGGAATCCTTCGTCAGGTAGAAGTCGCGCGACAGCAGCTTGGCCATGCGCGCGGACCACAGGGCGGCAAAGTCGTCGTGGGTTTCCCACCCAGCGTCGGCGCCTTGCTGACCGTCGATCTGGTGACGCACTTTCGCTCCAACTATCCGTTGGCATCGATCAGCGTCGTCGAAGCCTTGAGCACCAGCCTGCTGGAGTGGTTGCAGCTGGGTCGTCTCGATTGCGCGCTGCTGTACAACCCGCCGGTCAATGCCAATGTGCATTACCGCCATGTGCATTCGGAGACGCTCTATCTGGTCGGTAGTGCGCACAGTGGCATTCCGCTGCCCGACAAGGTGCCGCTGGTCACATTGGGCAGCTATCCGCTGATCATTCCCTCGCATCTGCACTCCGTGCGCCAACTGGTCGAGGCCGATGCCGCCAAGCACGGCGTACCGCTGGACATCGTGGTCGAGATCGATTCGATTCGCGCGCTGCTCGATCTGGTCGAGCGCGGGGTCGGGTATGGGGTGCTTTCGCGCAATGCGGTGTTGTCGCGTGCGCCGGGGCATAGTTTGCGTGCGGTGCCGATCGTGCAGCCGAATATCGAGACGCGACTGGTGGTTGCTACGCCTACGCAGCGGCCGGTCAGTACGATTACCGAGCGGGCGATTTCTATGATTGATGATGCGATTGGGCGGGGGTTGTTGGATCCGGTGATTGAGGGGTGA